One Anaerolineales bacterium DNA window includes the following coding sequences:
- a CDS encoding cold-shock protein: MSDERLQGAVKWFSRVKGYGFITPDGQEKEIFVHFSGIEGEGFRNLEEGERVSFVVEETPKGPQAAQVRPLPAEET, from the coding sequence ATGTCCGACGAACGACTGCAGGGTGCCGTCAAGTGGTTCAGCCGGGTGAAAGGCTACGGCTTCATCACCCCAGACGGCCAGGAGAAGGAAATCTTCGTTCACTTCAGCGGCATTGAAGGAGAGGGATTCCGCAATCTCGAAGAGGGCGAGCGCGTTTCCTTCGTCGTCGAGGAGACCCCCAAAGGACCGCAGGCGGCGCAGGTTCGTCCGCTCCCGGCAGAAGAAACCTAG